In Effusibacillus pohliae DSM 22757, the following are encoded in one genomic region:
- a CDS encoding helix-turn-helix domain-containing protein has protein sequence MEIKKLYEEGVSISELARRFGHDRKTIRKAVSEPRQQQEE, from the coding sequence ATGGAAATCAAGAAGTTGTATGAGGAGGGCGTCAGCATCTCGGAACTGGCCAGAAGATTCGGCCACGACCGCAAAACCATTCGCAAGGCTGTAAGTGAACCTCGGCAGCAGCAGGAGGAG